Proteins encoded by one window of Paroedura picta isolate Pp20150507F chromosome 11, Ppicta_v3.0, whole genome shotgun sequence:
- the PDK4 gene encoding pyruvate dehydrogenase kinase, isozyme 4: protein MKAARIALRSAAPLAATSTGGGAGRVTREVEHFARYSPSPLSIKQFLDFGSTNACERTSFSFLRHELPVRLANILKEIDLLPSPLLSTPSVQLVKSWYVQSLMELVEFHERKPDDHKVLSDFIDAIVKVRNRHHDVVPTMAQGVLEYRDTSKMDPFTNQNIQYFLDRFYMNRISIRMLINQHTLIFDNSNSQGNPKHIGCIDPCCDVVDLVHDAFQSAQMLCDQYYFASPDLKLTQVNGKETGQPIHIVYVPSHLFHMLFELFKNAMRATVEHQETKPSLDPIEVTVVLGKEDLSIKISDRGGGVPMRKIESLFSYTYSTAPKPVMDSNNSTPLAGFGYGLPISRLYAKYFQGDLNLCSISGYGTDALIYLKALSTESIEKLPVFNKSACKHYQIAIEADDWCVPSKEPKNLSRQSAAA, encoded by the exons ATGAAGGCCGCCCGGATCGCCCTGCGAAGCGCGGCTCCTTTGGCCGCCACCTCCACCGGCGGCGGAGCAGGTCGGGTGACCCGCGAGGTGGAGCATTTCGCTCGGTACTCCCCGTCGCCGCTTTCCATTAAGCAGTTCCTCGATTTTG GGTCAACTAATGCATGTGAAAgaacctctttttcctttttgcgGCATGAACTTCCTGTGCGACTGGCAAATATTCTGAAGGAAATCGACCTCCTCCCTAGTCCACTGCTGAGCACTCCTTCAGTACAGTTGGTGAAAAGCTG GTATGTCCAAAGTCTAATGGAGCTAGTTGAGTTCCATGAGAGAAAACCAGATGACCACAAAGTCCTATCTGA TTTTATAGATGCTATTGTCAAAGTCCGAAATCGACACCACGATGTTGTGCCTACAATGGCACAAGGTGTTCTAGAATACAGAGACACTTCTAAAATGGACCCCTTCACCAATCAAAACATCCAGTACTTCTTGGATCGGTTTTACATGAACCGGATATCTATCCGAATGTTAATAAACCAGCATA CACTTATTTTTGATAACAGTAACAGTCAGGGTAATCCAAAGCATATTGGATGCATTGACCCTTGCTGTGACGTTGTGGATCTAGTGCACG ATGCTTTCCAGAGTGCCCAAATGCTTTGTGACCAGTATTATTTTGCTTCTCCAGACCTGAAGCTTACTCAAGTGAATG GAAAAGAAACTGGGCAGCCTATTCACATAGTGTATGTTCCTTCCCATCTCTTCCACATGCTGTTTGAACTCTTCAAG AACGCAATGAGGGCAACAGTTGAACATCAAGAAACAAAGCCTTCTCTTGATCCAATTGAGGTGACAGTTGTCCTTGGAAAAGAAGACCTCTCAATTAAG ATATCTGATAGAGGTGGTGGTGTTCCAATGAGAAAAATAGAAAGCCTCTTCAGCTACACGTATTCTACAGCTCCAAAGCCTGTGATGGACAGCAACAATTCCACTCCTTTG GCTGGCTTTGGTTATGGCCTACCAATTTCTCGGCTGTATgctaaatattttcaaggagaccTCAATCTGTGCTCCATCTCTGGTTATGGAACGGATGCTCTGATCTACCTAAAG GCCCTTTCCACGGAGTCTATAGAGAAGCTTCCTGTCTTCAACAAGTCCGCTTGTAAACATTACCAGATAGCTATAGAAGCAGACGACTGGTGTGTTCCAAGTAAAGAGCCCAAAAACTTGTCAAGACAGAGTGCAGCTGCATGA